Genomic DNA from Candidatus Atribacteria bacterium:
GAATGTAAATGCTGTTATACATGCTTCGAGCAGTAAGGGATTATTTATGGGAATGGGAGATGCCGAATTTGAAAAATATATGGCCTCAACCATTGAAAATCAAATCAAAATGTTAGGAAGTTGCATCGAACAACTTGAAACAGAAATAGAGTTATCCGAAGGTGAAGAAGAAATAGATGAACAAAATATTCCTAAAGAGATATCTTTTTCAAATAAAGTTTTTATTGTTCACGGGCGTAATCAAGGGATAAAAGAGGCTGTTGCTAGATTTGTTGAAAAATTAGGCCTGGAAGCTGTCATTCTTCATGAGAAGCCAAGTAAGGGGCGAACGATTATTGAAAAATTTTCAGATTATTCTGACGTTCATTTTGCAATAGTCTTACTTACAGCAGATGATATTGGGAAAGAAAAAGATAGTTCTGGGGATTTTAAGCCTAGAGCACGTCAAAATGTTATTTTTGAGCTTGGCTATTTTATAGGTAAACTTGGTAGATCAAGAGTCTTTGC
This window encodes:
- a CDS encoding nucleotide-binding protein; translation: MLGSCIEQLETEIELSEGEEEIDEQNIPKEISFSNKVFIVHGRNQGIKEAVARFVEKLGLEAVILHEKPSKGRTIIEKFSDYSDVHFAIVLLTADDIGKEKDSSGDFKPRARQNVIFELGYFIGKLGRSRVFALYEEGVEIPSDYKGVIFIQLDTRERWRYDIVRELLAAGFNVDANKIFSAGSA